One genomic region from Onychostoma macrolepis isolate SWU-2019 chromosome 23, ASM1243209v1, whole genome shotgun sequence encodes:
- the LOC131531641 gene encoding cytochrome P450 2J4, which translates to MASVLSQLMGPWMDVQGLLIFLCVLLLVKHLRDVLTNNMPPGPFPLPLVGNVLNIGFSDPMEVFPKIAERYGDVSTLYLGSKPCILLTGYESFKEAFVEQADIFTDRPYFPVNDKISKGQGLIFSSGHMWRHQRRFALATLKYFGVGKKTLENSILQECSFVCSFLQTKQGLPFNPHHLLTYAVGNIICSLVFGYKFEYDNHHFHELLQYSDETFKLPINVWGRLYNTFPALMSLLPGKHQTAFANLSKLKLFFKEEIRKHKEDRNPTSPRDYIDCYLDEIEKCKDNEAEFTEENLIHCVLDLFGAGTESTAKSMSWALLYMAKYPEVQEKVHSEIDQVIGQRRQPLMEDRAHLPYTYAVMHEILRFANVLAFIPPRVASKDTTVAGCLIPKGVMVLPMLKPILEDKNEYRNPYEFNPAHFLDENGKFLKRENFIPFSIGKRMCPGEQLARMELFLFFVSLMQNFTFLPPEGETLSLKRTVAIASAPEPFHICAVPR; encoded by the exons ATGGCGTCAGTGCTGTCACAGCTGATGGGTCCGTGGATGGATGTTCAGGGTCTCCTGATATTTCTGTGTGTGCTGCTGCTGGTGAAACACCTGCGTGATGTTCTTACAAACAACATGCCGCCAGGACCCTTCCCTCTGCCTTTGGTTGGAAATGTACTGAATATAGGCTTTAGTGATCCAATGGAGGTTTTTCCGAAG ATTGCTGAGAGGTATGGAGATGTGAGCACACTGTATCTGGGAAGCAAACCTTGCATACTGCTTACTGGATACGAGAGCTTCAAAGAGGCGTTTGTGGAGCAGGCGGACATCTTCACAGACCGGCCGTACTTCCCTGTGAATGACAAGATCAGTAAAGGGCAAG GTCTGATCTTCTCCAGTGGACACATGTGGCGTCATCAGAGGCGCTTTGCTCTGGCAACGCTGAAGTATTTCGGTGTGGGCAAGAAAACTCTAGAAAACTCCATCCTGCAGGAGTGTAGCTTTGTCTGTAGTTTTTTGCAAACCAAACAAG GTTTGCCATTCAACCCTCATCACCTCTTGACCTACGCAGTGGGCAATATAATATGCAGCCTGGTTTTTGGCTACAAGTTTGAGTATGACAACCATCATTTTCATGAGCTGCTGCAGTATTCAGATGAAACCTTTAAGCTGCCCATCAATGTCTGGGGCCGG TTGTATAACACGTTTCCCGCTTTGATGTCCCTGCTGCCAGGAAAGCACCAGACTGCATTTGCCAACCTTTCCAAACTTAAGCTCTTTTTTAAGGAGGAAATCAGAAAGCACAAAGAGGACAGAAACCCAACTAGTCCTAGAGACTACATTGACTGTTATCTGGATGAAATTGAGAAG TGTAAGGACAATGAGGCGGAATTCACAGAGGAAAACCTGATACACTGTGTGTTGGATCTGTTTGGAGCAGGAACGGAAAGCACTGCTAAATCAATGAGCTGGGCTTTACTCTACATGGCCAAGTATCCAGAAGTGCAAG AGAAAGTCCATTCTGAGATTGATCAGGTGATTGGACAGAGACGTCAGCCGTTGATGGAAGACAGGGCGCATCTGCCGTACACCTACGCTGTGATGCATGAGATTCTGAGGTTCGCAAATGTTCTTGCCTTCATTCCACCGAGAGTTGCCAGCAAAGACACCACAGTAGCAGGATGTCTCATACCAAAG GGTGTGATGGTGCTGCCAATGTTGAAGCCAATTCTAGAGGACAAGAATGAATATCGCAATCCATATGAATTCAATCCTGCTCACTTTCTGGATGAAAATGGCAAATTTCTGAAGAGAGAAAATTTCATTCCCTTTTCAATAG GTAAGAGGATGTGTCCAGGTGAGCAGCTCGCTCGTATGgagctcttcctcttctttgTCTCTCTGATGCAGAATTTTACCTTCCTGCCACCTGAGGGAGAAACACTGAGTCTCAAAAGGACAGTTGCCATCGCTTCTGCTCCTGAACCCTTCCACATTTGTGCTGTACCTCGATAG